From one Trifolium pratense cultivar HEN17-A07 linkage group LG1, ARS_RC_1.1, whole genome shotgun sequence genomic stretch:
- the LOC123907213 gene encoding thaumatin-like protein 1b produces the protein MDHHHQTLSLLLIPFLLTLHLSFSGVISTTFTFVNKCDYTVWPGILSNAGVPPLPTTGFVLQTGETSTIAAPASWGGRFWGRTLCSEDTTGKFSCVTGDCGSGKVECSGAGAAPPATLAEFTLDGSGGLDFFDVSLVDGYNVPMMVAPQGGSGEKCTTTGCIGDLNGACPSELRVMSVDGKEGVACKSACEAFNSPEYCCSGAYGTPDTCKPSSYSELFKNACPRAYSYAYDDKTSTFTCANAVDYTITFCSSPPTSQKATQGQDTKQESSSNDNSSASPQLNNNNNKDNTMVYEGGYDQSEISKAMCTHVLQSQTIIASIIIAIWRLCQLF, from the exons ATGGATCACCACCACCAAACactatcattattattaattccATTCTTACTAACACTTCATCTATCATTTTcag GTGTAATTTCAACAACATTTACTTTTGTTAACAAATGTGACTACACGGTGTGGCCTGGCATTCTTTCAAATGCCGGTGTCCCGCCTCTTCCAACCACCGGCTTCGTTCTTCAAACCGGCGAAACCTCAACCATCGCTGCACCGGCATCTTGGGGTGGCCGTTTCTGGGGCCGAACTCTCTGCTCAGAAGACACTACCGGAAAATTCTCATGTGTCACCGGAGATTGTGGCTCCGGCAAGGTAGAATGCTCCGGCGCCGGAGCTGCACCTCCGGCGACACTAGCTGAGTTCACTTTAGACGGCTCCGGTGGTCTTGATTTCTTCGACGTTAGTCTCGTCGACGGCTACAACGTGCCTATGATGGTGGCTCCACAGGGTGGCTCCGGCGAGAAGTGTACCACAACGGGTTGCATCGGAGATCTTAACGGCGCGTGTCCTTCAGAGCTTAGAGTAATGAGTGTTGATGGGAAAGAGGGTGTCGCGTGTAAAAGCGCGTGTGAGGCTTTTAACTCGCCGGAGTATTGTTGCAGCGGCGCGTATGGTACACCTGATACTTGCAAACCTTCTAGTTATTCAGAGTTGTTTAAGAATGCTTGCCCACGCGCTTATAGTTACGCGTATGATGATAAGACAAGTACTTTCACTTGTGCAAATGCAGTAGATTATACTATCACCTTTTGTTCTTCTCCTCCCACAAG TCAGAAGGCAACACAAGGGCAAGACACAAAACAGGAAAGTTCTTCAAATGATAACTCATCAGCATCACCTCAgcttaacaataacaataacaaggACAACACAATGGTGTATGAAGGTGGTTATGATCAAAGTGAAATTTCCAAGGCCATGTGCACCCATGTGCTCCAATCACAAACTATTATTGCATCCATTATTATAGCCATTTGGCGGTTATGCCAACTCTTCTAA
- the LOC123911144 gene encoding endoplasmin homolog, which produces MRKWTIPSVLLLFSLLLLFADQGQKFQANAEGSSDDLVDPPKVEDKIGAVPHGLSTDSDVVKRESESISKRSLRSNAEKFEFQAEVSRLMDIIINSLYSNKDIFLRELISNASDALDKIRFLSLTDKEILGEGDNTKLEIQIKLDKEKKILSIRDRGIGMTKEDLVKNLGTIAKSGTSAFVEKMQTSGDLNLIGQFGVGFYSVYLVADYVEVISKHNDDKQYVWESKADGAFAISEDTWNEPLGRGTEIKIHLKEEAGEYVEEFKLKELVKRYSEFINFPIYIWGSKEVDVEVPADEDESSEEEESTESTSKEEGEDEDAEKDEDEEKKPKTKTVKETTHEWELLNDVKAIWLRNPKEVTEEEYTKFYHSLAKDFSDDKPLAWSHFTAEGDVEFKAVLYVPPKAPQDLYESYYNSNKSNLKLYVRRVFISDEFDELLPKYLSFLSGLVDSDTLPLNVSREMLQQHSSLKTIKKKLIRKALDMIRKLAEEDPDESTDKEKKEETSSDIEEKRGQYTKFWNAFGKSIKLGIIEDATNRNRLAKLLRFETTKSEGKLTSLDQYISRMKAGQKDIFYITGTSKEQLENSPFLERLKKKNFEVIFFTDPVDEYLMQYLMDYEDKKFQNVSKEGLKLGKDSKDKELKESFKDLTKWWKNSLSNDNVDDVKISNRLDNTPCVVVTSKFGWSANMERIMQSQTLSDASKQAYMRGKRVLEINPRHPIIKELRERVVKNPEDESVKQTAQLIYQTALFESGFLLNDPKDFASRIYDSVKTSLDISPDATVEEEDENEVETESETKEEAATSNQADEVNDDGDVKDEL; this is translated from the exons ATGAGGAAGTGGACGATCCCTTCcgttcttcttcttttctctcttcttcttctcttcgcAGATCAAG GTCAAAAGTTTCAAGCGAATGCGGAAGGTAGTTCCGATGATCTTGTAGATCCACCGAAGGTGGAGGATAAGATCGGCGCTGTTCCACATGGACTTTCAACCGATTCAGATGTAGTTAAGAG GGAATCGGAATCGATCTCCAAGAGATCGCTTCGGAGTAACGCGGAGAAGTTTGAGTTTCAAGCGGAAGTGTCAAGACTTATGGATATTATTATCAATTCACTCTATAGTAACAAAGATATTTTCCTTAGGGAACTTATTTCAAATGCTTCTGAT GCATTGGACAAGATTAGGTTCCTTTCCCTCACTGATAAGGAAATTTTAGGTGAAGGTGACAACACCAAGCTTGAAATTCAG ATTAAGTTAgataaggaaaagaaaattcTATCTATTAGAGACAGAGGTATTGGTATGACAAAGGAGGATTTAGTAAAGAATTTGGGTACCATAGCAAAGTCTGGAACTTCag CCTTTGTTGAGAAAATGCAGACAAGTGGTGATCTCAATTTAATTGGGCAATTTGGAGTTGGATTCTACTCTGTGTATCTTGTGGCTGACTATGTTGAAGTTATTAGCAAGCATAATGATGACAAACA GTATGTTTGGGAATCAAAAGCTGATGGAGCATTTGCAATTTCAGAAGATACATGGAATGAACCACTAGGACGTGGAACGGAGATTAAAATACACCTCAAAGAAGAGGCCGGGGAGTACGTCGAAGAGTTTAAGCTCAAA GAATTGGTGAAGAGATATTCTGAATTTATTAACTTCCCTATCTATATTTGGGGAAGCAAAGAGGTTGATGTGGAGGTTCCTGCCGATGAAGATGAGTCCAGTGAGGAAGAGGAGTCAA CTGAAAGTACCTCCAAGGAAGAAGGTGAAGATGAAGATGctgaaaaagatgaagatgaagagaaaAAGCCTAAAACAAAGACAGTGAAGGAAACAACTCACGAGTGGGAACTATTAAATGATGTGAAAGCTATATGGCTGAGGAATCCAAAGGAAGTTACAGAAGAAGAGTACACCAAATTCTACCACTCTCTTGCCAAG GATTTCAGCGATGATAAACCTTTAGCATGGAGCCATTTTACTGCTGAAGGTGATGTTGAGTTCAAAGCAGTCCTTTATGTGCCACCTAAAGCACCTCAGGACTTATATGAGAGTtattacaattcaaataaatCCAACCTGAAGTTGTATGTTAGACGAGTGTTCATTTCAGACGAATTTGATGAACTGTTGCCCAAGTATTTGAGCTTTTTGAGC GGCCTTGTTGATTCTGACACTTTACCACTGAATGTATCACGAGAAATGCTTCAACAACACAGTAGTCTGAagacaataaaaaagaaacttatTAGGAAAGCCCTTGATATGATCCGTAAGCTTGCTGAAGAGGATCCTGATGAGTCCACtgataaagaaaagaaag AAGAGACATCCTCTGACATTGAAGAGAAGCGAGGTCAATACACTAAGTTCTGGAATGCATTTGGAAAATCCATTAAACTTGGTATCATTGAGGATGCCACCAACAGAAATCGATTGGCAAAACTACTAAGATTTGAGAC CACCAAGTCCGAGGGTAAATTGACATCTCTTGATCAGTACATATCTAGAATGAAAGCTGGACAAAAAGATATCTTCTACATAACTGGAACCAGCAAAGAGCAACTGGAAAATTCTCCATTCCTTGAGCGGCTTAAGAAGAAAAACTTTGAG GTTATTTTCTTCACGGATCCAGTGGATGAATACTTGATGCAATACCTGATGGATTATGAAGACAAGAAGTTCCAAAATGTGTCCAAGGAAGGTCTGAAACTCGGGAAGGATTCAAAAGACAAGGAACTAAAGGAATCCTTCAAGGATCTAACTAAGTGGTGGAAAAATTCCCTTTCAAACGATAATGTTGATGATGTGAAGATATCCAACCGATTGGATAACACTCCTTGTGTAGTTGTGACATCAAAATTTGGTTGGAGTGCAAACATGGAGAGAATCATGCAGTCTCAAACTTTGTCAGACGCTAGCAAGCAAGCATACATGCGCGGCAAGAGGGTTCTTGAGATCAATCCTAGACACCCTATTATCAAGGAACTCCGGGAGAGAGTAGTGAAGAACCCTGAG GATGAGAGTGTGAAGCAAACGGCACAGTTGATATACCAGACTGCACTCTTCGAAAGTGGTTTCTTGTTGAATGATCCCAAGGATTTTGCTTCTAGAATTTATGATTCAGTGAAAACTAGTTTAGATATCAGTCCTGATGCAACAGTTGAAGAGGAAGATGAGAACGAAGTTGAGACTGAAAGTGAGACAAAAGAAGAAGCTGCTACTTCAAATCAAGCTGATGAGGTAAATGATGATGGTGATGTCAAGGACGAGTTGTAG
- the LOC123907191 gene encoding protein PSK SIMULATOR 2-like isoform X1 has product MGSVCSAGKEEKNKNNEIQEVSVGKFNKLKSFVNRNGNCYSNSKVNSDRGENQKKQKSGFSREFKLVNDTTNLNVKGRKQVSQRGSFLGRAGEKAVEVLDTLGSSMPKISTSDGFITSMAPRRNKISMLAFEVANTITRGSTLFHSLSEENIQLLKHEILRSEGVQKLVSTDTKELLSLIGDDKREEFNVFSREVARFGNTCKDPQWHNLDRYFSRLDLDALSNKQHRIEAEKTMQDLSYLAQNTAELYHEMNALDRFQQDYNQKVKELEFLNLPLNGEGLAAFHSEIKHQRKLVKSLQRKSLWSKNLEEIVEKLVDIATHTHQAILEFLGKNDTIAVKNHKGPQRLGEAGLALHYANIINQINVIASRPTILPPNMRDTLYKGLPNNIKNSLPSRLQNDDVTKELSIAEVKAEMDMILQWLTPFATNTTKAHQGFGWVGEWANASANEFGENTTPKESNLIRLHTLHYVEKQKIDFHILELLVRLHHLVTYVRYRHNPTRPMPSTRTSSPNKGLHFQSKMLQFISVSQLSEEDRRLLEEVTTRRWIPGISKSENLAGAKKTENMAWHFSNSVGNSPSKWFFTTKLSLDVMDGL; this is encoded by the exons ATGGGATCAGTTTGCTCAGCTGGTaaggaagagaaaaataaaaataatgagatTCAAGAAGTTTCTGTGGGGAAATTTAACAAGTTAAAGAGCTTTGTTAACAGAAATGGAAAttgttattcaaattcaaaggtTAATAGTGATCGTGGTGaaaatcaaaagaaacaaaaatctgGATTTTCCAGGGAATTCAAACTAGTCAATGATACCACCAACCTCAATGTAAAAGGGAGAAAACAG GTCTCCCAAAGAGGGTCCTTTCTAGGAAGAGCTGGTGAGAAGGCAGTGGAAGTTCTAGACACACTAGGAAGTAGCATGCCCAAGATAAGCACTAGTGATGGTTTTATCACTAGCATGGCTcctagaagaaataaaatatctaTGTTGGCATTTGAAGTAGCTAATACAATTACTAGAGGATCAACTTTGTTTCATTCACTGTCCGAAGAAAACATTCAGTTACTTAAACATGAGATTTTACGATCCGAAGGGGTACAAAAGCTGGTTTCTACTGATACAAAGGAGTTGTTAAGTCTTATTGGGGATGACAAAAG GGAAGAATTCAATGTCTTCTCGCGAGAAGTAGCTAGATTTGGTAATACATGTAAAGATCCTCAGTGGCATAACCTCGATCGATATTTTTCACG ATTAGATTTGGATGCCTTGAGCAACAAACAACATAGGATAGAAGCAGAAAAGACAATGCAGGACTTGTCCTATCTAGCTCAGAATACTGCT GAATTATACCATGAAATGAATGCATTGGACCGTTTTCAACAAGATTATAACCAAAAGGTTAAGGAGTTGGAGTTCTTAAACCTTCCTCTCAACG GGGAAGGTCTCGCAGCTTTTCATAGTGAGATTAAGCATCAAAGAAAGCTTGTAAAGAGCTTACAAAGGAAATCCCTTTGGTCAAAAAATTTGGAGGAG ATCGTTGAAAAGCTTGTCGATATTGCCACACATACACATCAAGCAATATTGGAATTCCTTGGAAAAAATG ATACAATCGCAGTAAAAAATCATAAGGGACCTCAAAGACTCGGCGAAGCTGGTCTTGCACTGCACTATGCTAACATTATCAATCAGATAAATGTTATA GCATCACGTCCAACCATTCTTCCACCAAATATGAGAGACACATTGTATAAAGGTTTGCCCAATAATATTAAGAATTCCCTTCCTTCGCGGTTGCAAAACGATGATGTCACAAAAGAG CTCTCCATTGCTGAAGTCAAAGCTGAAATGGATATGATTCTCCAGTGGCTTACTCCATTTGCCACAAATACGACCAA AGCACACCAAGGTTTTGGATGGGTTGGTGAATGGGCAAATGCAAG TGCTAATGAGTTTGGAGAAAATACAACACCCAAAGAAAGCAACCTTATTCGTCTTCATACACTTCATTACGTCGAAAAACAAAAGATAGATTTTCACATCCTCGAACTATTGGTTCGACTTCACCATTTGGTTACCTATGTAAGATACAGACACAATCCCACAAGACCAATGCCTAGTACAAGAACTTCTTCTCCCAACAAAGGACTTCATTTTCAATCAAAGATGTTACAATTCATATCCGTGTCTCAATTATCTGAAGAGGATAGGAGGTTGTTGGAAGAGGTAACTACAAGGAGATGGATTCCAGGTATAAGCAAAAGTGAGAATCTTGCTGGGGCCAAGAAAACAGAAAACATGGCGTGGCATTTTAGTAACAGTGTTGGGAATTCACCATCTAAGTGGTTCTTTACTACAAAATTGAGCTTGGATGTTATGGATGGCCTATAA
- the LOC123907191 gene encoding protein PSK SIMULATOR 2-like isoform X2 has product MGSVCSAGKEEKNKNNEIQEVSVGKFNKLKSFVNRNGNCYSNSKVNSDRGENQKKQKSGFSREFKLVNDTTNLNVKGRKQVSQRGSFLGRAGEKAVEVLDTLGSSMPKISTSDGFITSMAPRRNKISMLAFEVANTITRGSTLFHSLSEENIQLLKHEILRSEGVQKLVSTDTKELLSLIGDDKREEFNVFSREVARFGNTCKDPQWHNLDRYFSRLDLDALSNKQHRIEAEKTMQDLSYLAQNTAELYHEMNALDRFQQDYNQKVKELEFLNLPLNGEGLAAFHSEIKHQRKLVKSLQRKSLWSKNLEEIVEKLVDIATHTHQAILEFLGKNDTIAVKNHKGPQRLGEAGLALHYANIINQINVIASRPTILPPNMRDTLYKGLPNNIKNSLPSRLQNDDVTKELSIAEVKAEMDMILQWLTPFATNTTKAHQGFGWVGEWANAR; this is encoded by the exons ATGGGATCAGTTTGCTCAGCTGGTaaggaagagaaaaataaaaataatgagatTCAAGAAGTTTCTGTGGGGAAATTTAACAAGTTAAAGAGCTTTGTTAACAGAAATGGAAAttgttattcaaattcaaaggtTAATAGTGATCGTGGTGaaaatcaaaagaaacaaaaatctgGATTTTCCAGGGAATTCAAACTAGTCAATGATACCACCAACCTCAATGTAAAAGGGAGAAAACAG GTCTCCCAAAGAGGGTCCTTTCTAGGAAGAGCTGGTGAGAAGGCAGTGGAAGTTCTAGACACACTAGGAAGTAGCATGCCCAAGATAAGCACTAGTGATGGTTTTATCACTAGCATGGCTcctagaagaaataaaatatctaTGTTGGCATTTGAAGTAGCTAATACAATTACTAGAGGATCAACTTTGTTTCATTCACTGTCCGAAGAAAACATTCAGTTACTTAAACATGAGATTTTACGATCCGAAGGGGTACAAAAGCTGGTTTCTACTGATACAAAGGAGTTGTTAAGTCTTATTGGGGATGACAAAAG GGAAGAATTCAATGTCTTCTCGCGAGAAGTAGCTAGATTTGGTAATACATGTAAAGATCCTCAGTGGCATAACCTCGATCGATATTTTTCACG ATTAGATTTGGATGCCTTGAGCAACAAACAACATAGGATAGAAGCAGAAAAGACAATGCAGGACTTGTCCTATCTAGCTCAGAATACTGCT GAATTATACCATGAAATGAATGCATTGGACCGTTTTCAACAAGATTATAACCAAAAGGTTAAGGAGTTGGAGTTCTTAAACCTTCCTCTCAACG GGGAAGGTCTCGCAGCTTTTCATAGTGAGATTAAGCATCAAAGAAAGCTTGTAAAGAGCTTACAAAGGAAATCCCTTTGGTCAAAAAATTTGGAGGAG ATCGTTGAAAAGCTTGTCGATATTGCCACACATACACATCAAGCAATATTGGAATTCCTTGGAAAAAATG ATACAATCGCAGTAAAAAATCATAAGGGACCTCAAAGACTCGGCGAAGCTGGTCTTGCACTGCACTATGCTAACATTATCAATCAGATAAATGTTATA GCATCACGTCCAACCATTCTTCCACCAAATATGAGAGACACATTGTATAAAGGTTTGCCCAATAATATTAAGAATTCCCTTCCTTCGCGGTTGCAAAACGATGATGTCACAAAAGAG CTCTCCATTGCTGAAGTCAAAGCTGAAATGGATATGATTCTCCAGTGGCTTACTCCATTTGCCACAAATACGACCAA AGCACACCAAGGTTTTGGATGGGTTGGTGAATGGGCAAATGCAAGGTAA